In a single window of the Zea mays cultivar B73 chromosome 5, Zm-B73-REFERENCE-NAM-5.0, whole genome shotgun sequence genome:
- the LOC109939610 gene encoding probable transcription factor GLK2 has translation MLQSRNLPNLSLQISPPAAASDAPAVVANPPPPTEPSTATSYAEGSGEVGFFANPSPGPGAEPPGLSLGLATPTRSDDDDAAGRRGHLQPQGCAFKRAAMASPPDGPSKRSSRAPRMRWTTALHARFVHAVELLGGHERATPKSVLELMNVKDLTLAHVKSHLQMYRTVKSTDRSSLLHIAAGEALPPVQRTNTATEKAAAAAAAPGRGGVVVVPVPACDDMVGICGSPSAGSAPPATATTSAAHFLCAPAATAPLAVAPSPLPPMPPRNCRTDDDAPAVPEKGVAIVVDSLHRCQQHNFSPPVLQDTHQETHHHEEANGQVAAMGLRASVVVDPLATSCSSPASSSPSLASLEHLTDDIHAPNLEISLGRRYWILERPEGLFSLKYM, from the exons ATGCTGCAAAGCAGGAACCTACCGAATCTCTCCCTCCAGATAAGCCCGCCAGCCGCCGCATCTGACGCACCGGCGGTCGTGGCGAATCCTCCTCCGCCGACAGAACCAAGCACGGCGACGTCGTATGCTGAAGGAAGCGGCGAGGTAGGGTTCTTTGCAAACCCTagccccggccccggcgcggaACCTCCGGGCCTCAGCCTGGGGCTCGCCACGCCGACGcgtagcgacgacgacgacgcggcCGGACGGCGTGGCCACCTCCAGCCGCAGGGATGCGCGTTCAAGCGCGCGGCCATGGCTTCCCCGCCTGACGGTCCATCGAAGCGAAGCTCCCGGGCGCCGCGGATGCGCTGGACCACCGCGCTCCACGCGCGCTTCGTGCACGCCGTCGAGCTCCTCGGCGGCCATGAGA GAGCGAcgccgaagtcggtgctggagctGATGAACGTCAAGGATCTAACGCTCGCGCATGTCAAGAGCCACCTTCAG ATGTACAGGACAGTGAAGAGCACAGACAGATCATCGCTATTGCACATAGCTGCAG GCGAGGCGTTGCCGCCGGTGCAGAGGACTAATACGGCGACAGAgaaggcggcggcggcagcagcagcaccaggaaGAGGTGGGGTGGTAGTGGTACCAGTGCCCGCATGTGACGACATGGTTGGGATCTGCGGCTCTCCTTCGGCGGGGTCTGCGCCGCCTGCTACGGCGACTACTTCCGCCGCTCACTTCCTCTGTGCGCCAGCAGCAACTGCTCCACTGGCCGTAGCACCGTCACCTCTTCCACCCATGCCTCCGAG GAACTGCAGGACTGACGACGACGCGCCAGCGGTGCCGGAAAAAGGTGTTGCAATTGTTGTTGACTCGTTGCACCGGTGTCAGCAACATAATTTCTCACCGCCGGTGCTTCAAGATACTCATCAG GAGACTCATCATCATGAAGAGGCAAACGGTCAGGTAGCAGCCATGGGACTGCGCGCGAGTGTCGTCGTTGACCCCCTCGCTACAAGCTGCTCAAGCCCGGCGAGCTCTTCTCCGTCGCTCGCTAGCCTGGAGCACTTGACGGACGACATTCACGCGCCGAACCTGGAGATCTCGCTCGGGAGGCGGTACTGGATCCTGGAGCGCCCGGAGGGATTATTTAGCCTGAAATACATGTGA